A single genomic interval of Prunus dulcis chromosome 5, ALMONDv2, whole genome shotgun sequence harbors:
- the LOC117628515 gene encoding transcription factor bHLH162-like isoform X1, whose translation MKKSSCESSSKLDRKTVERNRRIHMKDLCFKLASLIPPQHPKPSNSKDTLSQQNQFDLASSYIKQLRERIENLKERKEKAMRSQLGIDANSTIDADNAMMVRSRLPVLELRDSGSIIEVMLISGLNKNFMLYEVISVLEEEGAEVISASFSTIGDKVFHSLHAQVLKHSIKLINDVNLIVFLTINSS comes from the exons ATGAAGAAGTCCAGCTGTGAGTCTTCTTCCAAACTGGACAGGAAGACAGTGGAGAGGAACAGAAGAATCCACATGAAAGATCTCTGCTTCAAGCTTGCTTCCCTTATTCCTCCCCAACACCCCAAACCCTCCAACTCCAAG GACACGTTGTCACAGCAAAATCAGTTCGATCTTGCTTCCTCCTACATAAAGcaactgagagagagaatagagAATTTGAAGGAGAGGAAGGAGAAAGCAATGAGGTCACAATTAGGGATAGATGCTAATAGTACTATCGATGCCGATAATGCTATGATGGTGAGATCAAGATTGCCAGTTCTTGAATTAAGAGACTCAGGTTCAATTATAGAAGTGATGCTGATCAGTGGGTTGAACAAGAACTTCATGTTATATGAAGTGATTAGTGTTCTTGAGGAGGAAGGAGCAGAAGTTATCAGCGCTAGCTTTTCCACTATAGGTGATAAGGTTTTCCACTCGCTCCATGCTCAGGTACTAAAACacagtattaaattaattaatgatgTTAATTTAATCGTTTTCTTAACAATTAATTCCTCATGA
- the LOC117628303 gene encoding transcription factor bHLH162-like yields the protein MKKCSGESSSKLDRKTVERNRRIHMKGLCFKLASLVPPQHSKASNSKDTLSQQKQLDLASSYIKQLRERIENLKERKEKAMRSQLGIDANSTIDADNAMMVRSRLPVLELRDSGSSIEVMLISGLNKNFMLFEVISVLEEEGAEVVSASFSTVGDKIFHSIHAQVKISRVGVETSTVWQRLQDLIY from the exons ATGAAGAAGTGCAGCGGTGAGTCTTCTTCCAAACTGGACAGGAAGACAGTGGAGAGGAACAGAAGAATCCACATGAAAGGTCTCTGCTTCAAGCTTGCTTCCCTTGTTCCTCCCCAACACTCCAAAGCCTCCAACTCCAAG GACACGTTGTCGCAGCAAAAGCAGCTCGATCTTGCGTCCTCCTACATAAAGcaactgagagagagaatagagAATTTGAAGGAGAGGAAGGAGAAAGCAATGAGGTCACAATTAGGAATAGATGCTAATAGTACTATCGATGCCGATAATGCTATGATGGTGAGATCAAGATTGCCAGTTCTTGAATTAAGAGACTCAGGTTCAAGCATAGAAGTGATGCTGATCAGTGGGTTGAACAAGAACTTCATGTTATTTGAAGTGATTAGTGTtcttgaggaagaaggagCAGAAGTTGTCAGCGCTAGCTTTTCCACTGTAGGTGATAAGATTTTCCACTCGATCCATGCTCAG GTCAAAATTTCTAGGGTTGGTGTAGAGACTTCAACTGTGTGGCAGAGACTGCAGGATTTGATTTACTGA
- the LOC117628515 gene encoding transcription factor bHLH162-like isoform X2, giving the protein MKKSSCESSSKLDRKTVERNRRIHMKDLCFKLASLIPPQHPKPSNSKDTLSQQNQFDLASSYIKQLRERIENLKERKEKAMRSQLGIDANSTIDADNAMMVRSRLPVLELRDSGSIIEVMLISGLNKNFMLYEVISVLEEEGAEVISASFSTIGDKVFHSLHAQVKISRVGVETSTVFQRLQDLIY; this is encoded by the exons ATGAAGAAGTCCAGCTGTGAGTCTTCTTCCAAACTGGACAGGAAGACAGTGGAGAGGAACAGAAGAATCCACATGAAAGATCTCTGCTTCAAGCTTGCTTCCCTTATTCCTCCCCAACACCCCAAACCCTCCAACTCCAAG GACACGTTGTCACAGCAAAATCAGTTCGATCTTGCTTCCTCCTACATAAAGcaactgagagagagaatagagAATTTGAAGGAGAGGAAGGAGAAAGCAATGAGGTCACAATTAGGGATAGATGCTAATAGTACTATCGATGCCGATAATGCTATGATGGTGAGATCAAGATTGCCAGTTCTTGAATTAAGAGACTCAGGTTCAATTATAGAAGTGATGCTGATCAGTGGGTTGAACAAGAACTTCATGTTATATGAAGTGATTAGTGTTCTTGAGGAGGAAGGAGCAGAAGTTATCAGCGCTAGCTTTTCCACTATAGGTGATAAGGTTTTCCACTCGCTCCATGCTCAG GTCAAAATTTCTAGGGTTGGTGTTGAGACTTCAACTGTGTTTCAGAGACTGCAGGATTTGATTTACTGA
- the LOC117628232 gene encoding uncharacterized protein LOC117628232, with product MIVTSSSIKTPPPPPPPNPWAASQNPNNSFLPINRRSLLAALTISTTTTPFAHTFVNPMSAQEVAFARGLFQMPPVRLTNRYFLVRAGESEYESIGVINTNPVAKTSVDNGLSEKGRKQAVRSAFDLKEMGACDKNCWIWPSITQRAYQAAEIIASVNGVSRSYIVPEYSFLDARGLGAYEGKKLEAVSEVYASDTLSPTIKPPPIDDGTPNESVSDVFVRVIQLMSILETQYSEDTVIIVSPDSDNLTILQAGIIGLDLRRHRELSFAPGEVRFVDTSSVPTYKQPASAVYKCLKPPNCN from the exons ATGATAGTAACATCTTCTTCCATTAAaacccctcctcctcctcctcctccaaatCCATGGGCAGCATCTCAAAACCCTAACAATTCATTCCTACCCATCAACCGTCGCAGCCTTCTGGCTGCGCTCAccatctccaccaccacaaccCCTTTTGCACACACTTTTGTCAACCCCATGTCAGCACAAGAAGTAGCCTTTGCTCGTGGCCTCTTCCAGATGCCCCCAGTTAGGCTCACCAACCG GTATTTTCTGGTGAGGGCTGGGGAGTCTGAATATGAGAGCATTGGAGTAATTAATACCAACCCGGTTGCGAAAACTTCTGTTGATAACGGTTTGTCAGAGAAGGGGAGGAAGCAGGCTGTGAGGTCAGCTTTCGATTTGAAGGAAATGGGAGCTTGTGATAAGAACTGTTGGATATGGCCTTCTATTACTCAGAGAGCTTACCAGGCTGCAGAGATCATTGCATCGGTTAATGGGGTCAGTCGAAG TTATATTGTCCCAGAGTACAGCTTTCTCGATGCCAGAGGATTGGGAGCTTATGAAGGAAAGAAACTGGAAGCTGTTTCAGAA GTATATGCATCAGATACTCTTTCTCCAACAATCAAGCCTCCTCCTATTGACGATGGAACCCCAAACGAGAGTGTTTCAGATGTCTTTGTTCGGGTAATACAACTCATGTCCATACTTGAGACTCAGTACTCTGAAGACACAGTGATTATTGTCTCACCAGATTCAGACAATTTGACAATCCTACAAGCTGGTATAATTGGACTTGACTTGCGCAG gCACAGGGAGCTTTCTTTTGCACCTGGAGAAGTCAGATTTGTTGATACCAGTAGTGTACCTACTTACAAGCAACCTGCTTCAGCTGTATATAAATGTCTAAAACCACCAAATTGTAACTGA
- the LOC117628032 gene encoding polygalacturonase 1 beta-like protein 3 isoform X2 yields the protein MNIFLLFLLSSLSPFKVTSAHTGTNPFTPKASLNRYWDNHISNNLPKPNFLFSKASPLDRVNSAILTQLAAHNSLPAHFASFCSIANLYCSFDSPSAQTHQQDLVARHFKDANFAAYSNKNFANYGSSQLGGGDSFKNYSDGLNSPYDSFKKYSKDANSHSEKFTFYAHEANVANASFTSYGADSAGGFGEFTSYDDQVNVPNLRFAAYDSDANNHRLSFIGYSHDTNSGSETFVSYGKTGNANPTEFSSYAEDANIIGSGFTGYGESGTGQNDSFKGYGQSANNPHNNFKSYGSWGTSGIDGFSNYRSGANVGDDSFQSYARNSNSGKVSFSNYGKSFNPGNDSFKEYGTGSKGRTSVGFKSYALGRSFKEYAKNGVTFAEYSSLSKEGTEATKTEFSGSLVNKWVEPGKFFRESMLKQGNVVVMPDIRDKMPERSFLPRGILSKLPFSTPGMSELREIFHARDNSAMEHVLTNALGECERAPSPGETKRCVGSIEDMIDFATSVLGHNVVVRTTENVSGSKQKVMIGMISGINGGNVTKSVSCHQTLYPYLLYYCHSVPKVRVYEADIVDVESKSKINHGVAICHIDTSSWSPEHGAFVVLGSSPGKIEVCHWIFENDMAWAIAD from the exons ATGAACATTTTCCTCTTGTTCTTGCTCTCATCACTCTCACCTTTCAAG GTCACAAGTGCTCACACTGGAACCAACCCATTTACACCAAAAGCCTCACTGAATCGCTATTGGGACAACCACATTTCCAACAATCTCCCCAAACCCAATTTCCTCTTCTCCAAAGCATCCCCACTCGACCGAGTCAACTCAGCGATTCTCACCCAACTCGCCGCCCATAACTCACTCCCCGCCCACTTCGCCTCCTTCTGCTCCATAGCCAACCTCTACTGCTCCTTCGACTCGCCGTCCGCCCAAACCCACCAGCAAGACCTCGTCGCTCGGCACTTCAAAGACGCCAACTTCGCCGCCTACAGCAATAAGAACTTCGCCAACTACGGCTCATCCCAACTCGGCGGCGGCGACTCGTTCAAGAACTACTCGGACGGGTTGAACTCGCCCTACGACTCGTTCAAGAAGTACAGCAAGGATGCCAACTCGCACTCGGAGAAGTTCACATTCTACGCCCACGAAGCCAACGTCGCCAACGCCAGCTTCACCAGCTACGGCGCCGACTCTGCCGGCGGCTTTGGCGAGTTCACCAGCTACGACGACCAAGTCAACGTCCCCAACCTCCGATTCGCAGCCTACGACTCGGACGCGAACAACCACAGGCTCTCCTTCATAGGCTACAGCCACGACACCAACTCGGGCTCCGAGACGTTCGTCAGCTACGGAAAAACCGGCAACGCCAACCCGACCGAGTTCAGCAGCTACGCCGAAGACGCGAACATAATCGGGTCGGGTTTTACGGGTTACGGAGAGTCCGGGACCGGCCAAAACGATTCGTTTAAAGGGTACGGCCAATCTGCGAACAACCCACATAACAATTTCAAGAGCTATGGCAGTTGGGGGACTTCTGGGATCGACGGGTTCTCGAATTATCGGAGCGGAGCGAATGTTGGGGACGATTCGTTTCAGTCTTACGCAAGAAATTCGAATTCCGGGAAGGTGAGTTTCTCGAATTACGGGAAATCGTTCAACCCGGGAAACGATTCGTTTAAAGAGTACGGGACCGGGTCGAAGGGTCGGACCAGTGTAGGGTTCAAGTCGTACGCTTTGGGTCGGAGTTTCAAAGAGTATGCCAAAAATGGTGTCACTTTTGCTGAATATAGCAGTCTGAGCAAGGAGGGAACAGAGGCAACTAAAACTGAATTCAGTGGCAGTTTGGTAAATAAGTGGGTTGAGCCGGGCAAGTTTTTCAGGGAATCTATGTTAAAGCAGGGGAATGTAGTGGTGATGCCCGACATTCGGGACAAAATGCCCGAAAGGTCGTTTTTGCCCCGGGGTATTTTGTCGAAATTACCGTTTTCCACTCCGGGGATGTCGGAGCTTAGGGAGATATTTCACGCGAGGGATAACTCTGCCATGGAGCATGTGTTGACCAACGCACTGGGCGAGTGCGAGAGGGCTCCGAGCCCGGGTGAGACCAAGCGGTGCGTGGGGTCGATCGAGGACATGATCGACTTCGCCACCTCCGTCTTGGGGCACAACGTGGTGGTCCGGACCACAGAGAATGTGAGTGGGTCAAAGCAGAAGGTGATGATTGGAATGATCAGCGGAATCAACGGTGGAAATGTGACCAAATCGGTCTCATGTCACCAGACTTTGTACCCGTACCTACTATATTATTGTCACTCTGTGCCCAAGGTTAGGGTTTATGAGGCTGATATTGTGGACGTGGAGAGTAAGAGCAAGATCAATCATGGTGTGGCCATTTGTCATATTGACACGTCATCATGGAGCCCGGAACATGGTGCGTTCGTGGTACTGGGGTCCAGTCCGGGAAAGATTGAAGTGTGCCACTGGATATTTGAGAATGACATGGCGTGGGCCATTGCGGATTAA
- the LOC117628032 gene encoding polygalacturonase 1 beta-like protein 3 isoform X1, with protein MNIFLLFLLSSLSPFKTCMQVTSAHTGTNPFTPKASLNRYWDNHISNNLPKPNFLFSKASPLDRVNSAILTQLAAHNSLPAHFASFCSIANLYCSFDSPSAQTHQQDLVARHFKDANFAAYSNKNFANYGSSQLGGGDSFKNYSDGLNSPYDSFKKYSKDANSHSEKFTFYAHEANVANASFTSYGADSAGGFGEFTSYDDQVNVPNLRFAAYDSDANNHRLSFIGYSHDTNSGSETFVSYGKTGNANPTEFSSYAEDANIIGSGFTGYGESGTGQNDSFKGYGQSANNPHNNFKSYGSWGTSGIDGFSNYRSGANVGDDSFQSYARNSNSGKVSFSNYGKSFNPGNDSFKEYGTGSKGRTSVGFKSYALGRSFKEYAKNGVTFAEYSSLSKEGTEATKTEFSGSLVNKWVEPGKFFRESMLKQGNVVVMPDIRDKMPERSFLPRGILSKLPFSTPGMSELREIFHARDNSAMEHVLTNALGECERAPSPGETKRCVGSIEDMIDFATSVLGHNVVVRTTENVSGSKQKVMIGMISGINGGNVTKSVSCHQTLYPYLLYYCHSVPKVRVYEADIVDVESKSKINHGVAICHIDTSSWSPEHGAFVVLGSSPGKIEVCHWIFENDMAWAIAD; from the exons ATGAACATTTTCCTCTTGTTCTTGCTCTCATCACTCTCACCTTTCAAG aCGTGCATGCAGGTCACAAGTGCTCACACTGGAACCAACCCATTTACACCAAAAGCCTCACTGAATCGCTATTGGGACAACCACATTTCCAACAATCTCCCCAAACCCAATTTCCTCTTCTCCAAAGCATCCCCACTCGACCGAGTCAACTCAGCGATTCTCACCCAACTCGCCGCCCATAACTCACTCCCCGCCCACTTCGCCTCCTTCTGCTCCATAGCCAACCTCTACTGCTCCTTCGACTCGCCGTCCGCCCAAACCCACCAGCAAGACCTCGTCGCTCGGCACTTCAAAGACGCCAACTTCGCCGCCTACAGCAATAAGAACTTCGCCAACTACGGCTCATCCCAACTCGGCGGCGGCGACTCGTTCAAGAACTACTCGGACGGGTTGAACTCGCCCTACGACTCGTTCAAGAAGTACAGCAAGGATGCCAACTCGCACTCGGAGAAGTTCACATTCTACGCCCACGAAGCCAACGTCGCCAACGCCAGCTTCACCAGCTACGGCGCCGACTCTGCCGGCGGCTTTGGCGAGTTCACCAGCTACGACGACCAAGTCAACGTCCCCAACCTCCGATTCGCAGCCTACGACTCGGACGCGAACAACCACAGGCTCTCCTTCATAGGCTACAGCCACGACACCAACTCGGGCTCCGAGACGTTCGTCAGCTACGGAAAAACCGGCAACGCCAACCCGACCGAGTTCAGCAGCTACGCCGAAGACGCGAACATAATCGGGTCGGGTTTTACGGGTTACGGAGAGTCCGGGACCGGCCAAAACGATTCGTTTAAAGGGTACGGCCAATCTGCGAACAACCCACATAACAATTTCAAGAGCTATGGCAGTTGGGGGACTTCTGGGATCGACGGGTTCTCGAATTATCGGAGCGGAGCGAATGTTGGGGACGATTCGTTTCAGTCTTACGCAAGAAATTCGAATTCCGGGAAGGTGAGTTTCTCGAATTACGGGAAATCGTTCAACCCGGGAAACGATTCGTTTAAAGAGTACGGGACCGGGTCGAAGGGTCGGACCAGTGTAGGGTTCAAGTCGTACGCTTTGGGTCGGAGTTTCAAAGAGTATGCCAAAAATGGTGTCACTTTTGCTGAATATAGCAGTCTGAGCAAGGAGGGAACAGAGGCAACTAAAACTGAATTCAGTGGCAGTTTGGTAAATAAGTGGGTTGAGCCGGGCAAGTTTTTCAGGGAATCTATGTTAAAGCAGGGGAATGTAGTGGTGATGCCCGACATTCGGGACAAAATGCCCGAAAGGTCGTTTTTGCCCCGGGGTATTTTGTCGAAATTACCGTTTTCCACTCCGGGGATGTCGGAGCTTAGGGAGATATTTCACGCGAGGGATAACTCTGCCATGGAGCATGTGTTGACCAACGCACTGGGCGAGTGCGAGAGGGCTCCGAGCCCGGGTGAGACCAAGCGGTGCGTGGGGTCGATCGAGGACATGATCGACTTCGCCACCTCCGTCTTGGGGCACAACGTGGTGGTCCGGACCACAGAGAATGTGAGTGGGTCAAAGCAGAAGGTGATGATTGGAATGATCAGCGGAATCAACGGTGGAAATGTGACCAAATCGGTCTCATGTCACCAGACTTTGTACCCGTACCTACTATATTATTGTCACTCTGTGCCCAAGGTTAGGGTTTATGAGGCTGATATTGTGGACGTGGAGAGTAAGAGCAAGATCAATCATGGTGTGGCCATTTGTCATATTGACACGTCATCATGGAGCCCGGAACATGGTGCGTTCGTGGTACTGGGGTCCAGTCCGGGAAAGATTGAAGTGTGCCACTGGATATTTGAGAATGACATGGCGTGGGCCATTGCGGATTAA